The proteins below are encoded in one region of Reichenbachiella sp. 5M10:
- a CDS encoding BrxA/BrxB family bacilliredoxin has translation MYPEELVAPMRADLTSAGFEELKTADAVTEHLTDHSGTTLLVVNSVCGCAAGAARPGVKMAVANGAKKPSHLTTVFAGVDADAVQKAREFTLPYPPSSPSIALFKDGELVHFVERHHIEGRSAEMIADHLVSVFDEYC, from the coding sequence ATGTATCCAGAAGAATTAGTAGCCCCAATGAGAGCAGATTTGACCTCTGCGGGATTTGAAGAATTGAAAACAGCAGATGCTGTGACTGAGCACTTGACAGACCATAGTGGTACGACCCTTTTGGTAGTCAACTCGGTATGTGGCTGTGCAGCAGGTGCTGCTAGACCCGGTGTGAAAATGGCTGTCGCCAATGGTGCTAAAAAACCCTCACATTTGACAACTGTATTTGCAGGAGTAGATGCTGACGCGGTGCAGAAGGCGAGAGAGTTTACGTTGCCTTATCCTCCATCGTCTCCATCGATCGCGCTGTTCAAGGACGGTGAGTTGGTGCACTTTGTAGAGAGACATCACATCGAAGGACGTAGCGCTGAGATGATCGCTGACCACTTGGTGAGTGTATTTGACGAGTACTGCTAA
- a CDS encoding iron-sulfur cluster assembly protein, protein MEDLKEKVVEAIKKVYDPEIPVDVYELGLIYEISIHPVNSVYVLMTLTSPACPSAEAIPDEMKQRIQEIEGVGEVNVEVTFDPPYETDMMSEAAKLELGFM, encoded by the coding sequence ATGGAAGATTTGAAAGAAAAGGTCGTAGAGGCCATCAAAAAAGTATACGATCCAGAGATTCCTGTGGATGTCTACGAGTTGGGATTGATCTATGAGATCAGTATCCATCCGGTCAATAGTGTCTATGTGTTGATGACGCTGACTTCTCCGGCTTGCCCGTCTGCGGAAGCGATTCCGGACGAAATGAAGCAGAGAATTCAAGAAATCGAAGGAGTAGGGGAGGTCAATGTGGAAGTGACTTTTGATCCTCCATACGAGACTGATATGATGTCCGAGGCAGCCAAGTTGGAACTCGGGTTTATGTAA
- a CDS encoding SufE family protein, translated as MATINSVQESIIENFGMLDGDMEMTIGYIMELGAKLPEFPEEHRTDENIVKGCQSKVWLYAHLEGDKVIYQADSNTAITKGLVSMLTEILSGQTPDDILSADLFFQERIGMNRFIGTQRSNGFGAMIKQMQIYALALKSKIGA; from the coding sequence ATGGCAACAATCAATTCCGTACAAGAGTCAATCATTGAGAATTTTGGGATGCTGGATGGCGACATGGAAATGACCATTGGTTATATCATGGAGTTGGGAGCGAAGTTGCCGGAGTTTCCAGAGGAGCACAGGACGGACGAAAATATCGTCAAGGGCTGTCAGTCAAAGGTGTGGCTCTATGCTCATCTAGAGGGGGACAAAGTAATCTATCAAGCGGACAGCAATACGGCCATCACCAAAGGACTGGTGAGTATGCTGACGGAGATATTGTCTGGGCAGACGCCTGACGATATATTGAGTGCAGATCTGTTTTTTCAAGAGCGAATCGGGATGAACAGGTTTATCGGTACACAAAGGTCAAATGGCTTTGGTGCCATGATTAAGCAGATGCAGATTTATGCATTGGCATTGAAATCTAAAATAGGAGCTTAA